One Candidatus Paceibacterota bacterium DNA segment encodes these proteins:
- a CDS encoding MBL fold metallo-hydrolase → MAKTLSFHGGTKTVTGSNYLIETNDARILIDCGLFQGSRYNESLNFEPFAYNPVSVGAICITHSHADHVGRLPKLYRDGFRGAVLATEPSAAVMRVALFDTFEKMMQDAQEEGRQPMYYREDVEAVLQLIEPIRYDEPRGVGSLTVTFRQSSHILGSAFVEVRIPEASGERLVLFTGDLGNPPSAILDPIDEPGAAHDVIIEAAYGNRLHEDRDERRTILRDTILETVRSEGTLMIPSFAIERTQEILLELEELFSTGQIPSSISVFVDSPLAIHITEVYSKFSNYMNSDAVQTLEKYGGLFSFPWLTFTHTVEQSKSINNVRGAKIIIAGSGMSQGGRILHHETRYLPDPKSTILFVGYQVQGSLGRRILDKEPQVTIFGQPVPVKCRVKAIGGYSAHADQQGLMDFLKRIHAKGKLSRVFVVQGEPDAVAALSERITTELGVEAFTPDQGASFPLDEK, encoded by the coding sequence ATGGCAAAAACTCTTTCATTTCACGGGGGCACAAAAACGGTTACGGGATCGAACTACCTTATTGAAACTAATGATGCACGTATTCTCATCGATTGCGGCCTCTTCCAGGGTTCACGCTACAATGAATCTCTCAACTTTGAGCCTTTCGCATATAATCCAGTTTCTGTTGGTGCTATTTGCATTACCCACAGTCATGCAGATCACGTAGGGCGTTTGCCGAAGCTCTATCGTGATGGATTTCGCGGAGCGGTGTTGGCAACCGAGCCTTCAGCTGCAGTTATGCGCGTCGCACTTTTTGATACGTTTGAGAAGATGATGCAAGATGCCCAGGAGGAAGGCCGTCAGCCGATGTATTATCGTGAAGATGTTGAAGCCGTCCTTCAGCTCATTGAACCTATCCGCTACGACGAGCCGCGAGGTGTCGGCTCGTTGACGGTCACATTTCGTCAATCAAGCCACATTCTCGGCTCGGCATTTGTAGAAGTGCGCATCCCTGAGGCGTCGGGGGAGCGACTTGTGCTCTTTACGGGCGATCTCGGCAATCCTCCTTCGGCTATTTTGGATCCCATTGATGAGCCAGGAGCTGCTCACGATGTCATTATTGAAGCCGCATACGGCAATCGCTTGCATGAGGATCGTGATGAACGACGCACGATCTTGCGCGATACTATTTTAGAAACAGTCCGTTCGGAAGGAACGCTGATGATCCCTTCGTTTGCCATTGAGCGAACGCAGGAAATTTTACTTGAACTCGAAGAGCTTTTCAGCACGGGGCAAATTCCTAGCTCCATCTCTGTGTTTGTAGACAGCCCGCTCGCTATTCATATCACTGAGGTATACAGTAAATTCTCAAACTATATGAATAGTGATGCAGTGCAAACACTGGAGAAATATGGCGGCCTCTTCTCTTTCCCGTGGCTTACGTTCACGCACACAGTGGAGCAATCAAAGAGCATTAACAATGTCCGAGGCGCGAAGATTATTATTGCAGGATCGGGTATGTCGCAAGGTGGTCGCATCTTGCACCATGAAACGCGATATCTTCCCGACCCAAAGAGCACCATTTTATTTGTGGGGTATCAAGTACAAGGAAGTCTTGGGAGGCGCATTCTCGACAAAGAGCCGCAAGTCACCATCTTTGGCCAACCGGTTCCGGTGAAATGCCGCGTGAAGGCAATTGGCGGATATTCAGCACACGCAGATCAGCAGGGGCTCATGGATTTTCTCAAGCGCATTCATGCTAAGGGCAAGCTCTCTCGCGTGTTTGTTGTACAAGGGGAGCCGGATGCTGTTGCAGCATTAAGTGAGCGCATTACTACAGAGCTTGGCGTTGAGGCGTTCACGCCAGACCAAGGGGCTTCATTCCCTCTTGACGAAAAATAA
- a CDS encoding UDP-N-acetylmuramoyl-L-alanyl-D-glutamate--2,6-diaminopimelate ligase yields MSTFFRRIKTFIAPWYHGGIAHLAAVYYGHPSRHMKVIGVTGTKGKSTVVLMIAHILEAAGHRVASIGSLGTRIGSQSWPNTLKMTMPGRFYLQRFLARAREARCEYVVMEVTSEGLAQNRHYGVSFDAAVFTNLHPEHIESHGSFDRYREAKEKLFAVTPGTHIVNADDAASEFFARHPAQRTIFFGIERGDIRASHVVADAYSASFQVFDTQCTLPLGGRFMVMNALAAIATAAMYDIDVPTSCAALKALTMVPGRMQYVQRQPFAVVIDYAHTPDSLRAVYETLKPQGSGRLIVVLGAAGGGRDTWKRPQFGAIAGEHAHEIILTNEDPYDEDPDAIVRAVHAGIPAGASVRVIMDRGQAIRAAIRLAQPGDVVVITGKGSETSIAGPRGLRISWSDAETAQQALGS; encoded by the coding sequence ATGAGTACATTTTTTCGTCGTATAAAAACTTTTATCGCGCCGTGGTATCACGGCGGCATTGCCCATCTGGCGGCAGTATATTATGGCCACCCATCACGCCACATGAAAGTCATCGGGGTGACGGGAACAAAGGGGAAGTCGACTGTCGTTCTCATGATAGCCCACATCTTGGAGGCCGCCGGCCACCGCGTTGCTTCGATTGGTTCTCTTGGGACGCGTATCGGCAGCCAGTCGTGGCCGAATACGCTCAAAATGACGATGCCAGGGCGTTTCTACTTGCAACGCTTTCTTGCGCGTGCCCGCGAGGCTCGCTGTGAGTATGTGGTTATGGAAGTGACATCTGAGGGACTCGCCCAGAATCGTCACTACGGCGTTTCATTTGATGCTGCGGTGTTTACTAACCTGCATCCCGAGCACATTGAATCCCACGGATCTTTTGATCGGTATCGGGAGGCAAAAGAAAAGCTATTCGCTGTCACACCAGGTACGCATATCGTTAATGCCGATGATGCCGCGAGTGAATTTTTTGCACGCCACCCTGCGCAACGCACCATCTTTTTTGGCATTGAGCGTGGAGATATTCGTGCGAGTCATGTGGTTGCCGACGCATATTCAGCATCGTTTCAGGTATTTGACACGCAATGCACGCTGCCGCTGGGGGGTCGTTTTATGGTCATGAACGCGCTGGCAGCAATTGCAACTGCGGCAATGTATGACATCGATGTGCCAACCAGTTGCGCCGCTTTAAAAGCTCTCACCATGGTGCCGGGACGTATGCAGTATGTGCAGCGCCAGCCCTTTGCAGTTGTGATTGACTATGCACACACGCCAGATTCTCTGCGGGCGGTATACGAAACACTGAAGCCACAGGGCAGCGGGCGTTTAATTGTGGTACTGGGAGCGGCTGGCGGCGGGCGCGATACATGGAAGCGTCCTCAATTCGGAGCAATTGCTGGAGAACATGCACACGAAATTATTCTTACGAATGAAGATCCGTATGACGAAGATCCTGATGCGATAGTGCGCGCAGTGCATGCGGGTATCCCTGCGGGAGCATCGGTGCGTGTCATTATGGATCGTGGCCAGGCAATTCGAGCCGCTATTCGTCTCGCTCAGCCTGGTGATGTTGTGGTCATTACCGGGAAGGGCTCAGAAACATCAATTGCGGGTCCTCGCGGCCTTCGTATTTCGTGGTCTGATGCGGAGACTGCACAGCAGGCATTAGGGTCCTGA
- a CDS encoding peptidoglycan bridge formation glycyltransferase FemA/FemB family protein translates to MDSSFLTTPEWLTFQKTLGRAAWRYDAGGVVANIIRHDLPFGKNYLYVPHGPILDTQAARGGYDRAIRAFVDALVAIAQKECSIFVKCEPLHDTVKQMLIRSGFSHSDKALQPTRSLLLDLSQSAEELLAGMHHKTRYNIRLGERKGLRLEPSMDGTAFWRLMQQTAKHDGFSPHPASYYQALIDTFAGPGPLQIQLFLVRYEDAFVAGAIILIYGDTIYYLHGAMDRAYKTLKAPSFMRWEIIRHYQAKGMRWYNFWGIDDDRWPGVTRFKTGFGGGEVEYPGACDMTISRGWHVVYRIARALRFS, encoded by the coding sequence ATGGATTCATCTTTCCTTACGACGCCAGAATGGCTGACATTCCAAAAAACACTAGGTCGCGCGGCTTGGCGATATGATGCGGGCGGCGTTGTGGCAAATATCATTCGCCACGATCTTCCTTTTGGAAAAAATTATCTCTATGTTCCGCACGGGCCGATACTCGATACTCAGGCAGCGCGTGGTGGGTATGATCGTGCCATTCGAGCTTTTGTAGATGCTCTTGTTGCGATAGCTCAAAAAGAGTGCAGCATCTTTGTGAAATGTGAACCGCTCCACGACACGGTGAAGCAGATGCTTATTCGCTCTGGATTTTCGCATAGCGATAAAGCCCTACAGCCCACCCGCTCTCTTTTACTCGATCTTTCTCAGTCGGCAGAGGAGCTCCTTGCGGGCATGCATCACAAAACTCGGTATAACATTCGTTTGGGTGAGCGAAAGGGTTTGCGCCTCGAGCCAAGTATGGACGGGACCGCGTTTTGGCGTCTTATGCAGCAGACTGCAAAGCATGATGGCTTTTCACCGCATCCGGCATCTTACTACCAGGCTCTCATTGATACATTCGCGGGCCCAGGTCCTCTTCAGATACAGCTCTTTCTTGTGCGGTACGAAGATGCGTTTGTTGCCGGTGCTATTATCCTCATATACGGCGATACCATCTATTACCTTCATGGGGCCATGGACCGCGCGTATAAAACACTCAAAGCGCCTAGTTTTATGCGCTGGGAAATTATTCGTCACTATCAAGCCAAGGGGATGCGGTGGTATAACTTCTGGGGCATTGACGATGATCGATGGCCTGGCGTCACGCGCTTTAAAACAGGGTTCGGGGGTGGGGAGGTTGAATATCCGGGCGCATGTGATATGACGATATCGCGCGGGTGGCATGTCGTGTACCGCATTGCCCGTGCTCTTCGATTTTCATGA
- the ruvA gene encoding Holliday junction branch migration protein RuvA, whose amino-acid sequence MLWRIRMMSYLEGSVIARGERTLTIVTGGVGYTLVCTSKLQESVTKIGATVKAFVHAQMNMREGVFDLYGFLSERERELFVLLTSVSGIGPKNAMSILATVDPALLKAAVMKGDADYLRTVAGLGPKTAQRLIIELKTKIEGMDVGSAPDVDLDAERQAMEALVALGYSVYQAKEALSHVPAEARDARERVREALRILSKQT is encoded by the coding sequence ATGCTCTGGCGTATACGTATGATGAGTTATCTGGAAGGATCGGTGATCGCGCGTGGTGAACGCACGCTCACTATTGTTACAGGAGGGGTGGGGTACACCCTTGTCTGTACGTCAAAATTGCAGGAAAGTGTAACAAAAATAGGCGCCACCGTCAAGGCTTTTGTGCATGCCCAAATGAACATGCGCGAGGGCGTTTTTGACCTATACGGCTTTCTTTCAGAGCGTGAAAGGGAGCTCTTCGTGCTTCTTACTTCGGTATCAGGGATTGGTCCCAAGAATGCCATGAGTATTCTTGCAACCGTTGACCCCGCCCTTTTGAAGGCGGCTGTTATGAAAGGAGATGCGGATTACCTGCGTACAGTGGCGGGCCTTGGTCCCAAGACGGCGCAGCGGTTAATTATTGAGCTGAAGACGAAGATTGAGGGCATGGATGTTGGGTCTGCTCCTGATGTCGATCTTGATGCAGAGCGGCAGGCAATGGAGGCACTTGTTGCACTTGGATACTCAGTATACCAGGCGAAGGAGGCGCTATCTCACGTGCCAGCCGAGGCGCGCGATGCTCGTGAGCGCGTTCGAGAAGCGCTTCGTATTCTTAGTAAACAGACATAA
- the uvrB gene encoding excinuclease ABC subunit UvrB, with product MPLFNLKAAYEPAGDQPDAIAQLTKGLKEGLRDQVLLGVTGSGKTFTMAHVIQKYNRPTLIISHNKTLAAQLYREFKTFFPDNAVHYFVSYFDYYQPEAYLPTTDTYIEKDSKINEEIDRLRHAATQAIMSRDDVIIIASVSCIYNLGSPEDYKKMGLELFKKKKMTPSDLARNLMRLQYAQDIELKRGTFRKTRDEIEIISPSAQEVTRVTFRGPTIVNIEQARIPDPDELATLTPVYEPVEETTIFPAKYWIADDSKNGIAIENIKSELQKHIKVLKAQDKHLEAGRLHERTLHDMEMIRQTGYCHGIENYSAHLDFRKPGAPPYTLLDFFAQKGEFLTIIDESHISVPQLRSMYAGDHARKTTLVQYGFRLPSAIDNRPLTFTEFSKRIQKTVYVSATPGEYELKKAKKKGIAEQLVRPTGLLDPTVEIHPSEGQIQHLLERIRERKAKNERVIITTLTKRMAEDLAEFLARNDVKVNYLHSEIKTLDRLQILKDFRLGTYDVIVGVNLLREGLDLPEVSLVAILDADKEGFLRNTTTMIQTMGRAARHAQGHVILYADKETKSILAAVGETQRRRAKQEIYNAERGITPQSVQKHIGGFDLPVSRAPAEVQTPTIAQLASSGSQGAVAQLTKMMERAIRKMDYETAMSIRDQIQKIKHRDNTNT from the coding sequence ATGCCACTCTTCAACCTCAAAGCAGCCTATGAACCGGCCGGCGATCAGCCGGATGCCATTGCGCAGCTCACCAAGGGACTCAAAGAAGGCCTCCGTGACCAGGTGCTTTTAGGCGTCACGGGCTCCGGAAAGACGTTTACCATGGCCCACGTCATCCAGAAATATAACCGTCCAACGCTTATTATCTCTCACAACAAGACGCTTGCAGCACAGCTCTATCGAGAATTCAAAACATTCTTCCCTGACAATGCCGTACATTATTTTGTAAGCTATTTCGACTACTACCAACCGGAAGCATATCTACCAACCACCGATACCTACATTGAAAAAGATTCGAAGATCAACGAAGAAATTGATCGCCTGCGCCACGCCGCAACCCAGGCGATCATGAGCCGTGATGATGTTATTATCATCGCATCTGTTTCATGTATCTATAACCTTGGCTCTCCAGAGGACTATAAGAAGATGGGCCTTGAATTGTTTAAGAAGAAGAAAATGACGCCTTCTGATCTCGCGCGGAACCTCATGCGGCTCCAGTACGCCCAGGACATCGAGCTCAAGCGTGGCACATTCCGTAAAACACGCGATGAGATTGAGATTATCTCGCCAAGCGCTCAAGAGGTGACCCGCGTAACGTTCCGCGGTCCGACCATTGTTAATATCGAACAGGCCCGAATCCCTGATCCTGATGAACTTGCCACACTCACTCCAGTGTATGAGCCTGTCGAAGAAACGACGATCTTTCCAGCAAAATATTGGATCGCTGATGATTCAAAAAATGGAATCGCGATCGAGAATATCAAAAGCGAGCTGCAGAAACACATTAAAGTGCTTAAGGCGCAGGATAAACACCTAGAGGCCGGCCGCCTTCACGAACGGACACTCCATGACATGGAGATGATCCGCCAAACTGGCTACTGTCATGGCATCGAGAACTATTCGGCACATCTTGATTTTCGTAAACCAGGAGCGCCCCCATACACACTGCTCGACTTCTTCGCACAAAAGGGAGAGTTTCTCACTATTATCGATGAGTCCCATATTTCTGTGCCTCAATTGCGGAGCATGTATGCAGGCGATCACGCACGCAAAACGACACTTGTGCAATATGGATTTAGACTCCCATCTGCCATTGATAATCGCCCACTGACGTTCACGGAATTTTCAAAGCGTATTCAAAAGACGGTCTACGTTTCCGCAACTCCAGGAGAATATGAGCTGAAGAAGGCAAAGAAAAAGGGCATAGCCGAGCAACTGGTGCGGCCAACAGGACTTCTTGATCCGACCGTAGAGATCCACCCAAGCGAGGGGCAGATCCAGCATCTTTTGGAGCGCATTCGGGAACGAAAGGCCAAAAACGAGCGCGTCATCATAACAACACTCACGAAGCGCATGGCGGAAGACTTGGCCGAGTTTTTAGCGCGCAATGATGTAAAAGTAAACTATCTCCATTCGGAAATTAAGACACTTGATCGACTTCAGATATTGAAGGACTTTCGCCTTGGGACATACGATGTCATTGTTGGCGTGAATCTTTTGCGTGAGGGGCTCGACCTCCCAGAAGTATCGCTCGTTGCTATTCTCGACGCAGACAAAGAAGGGTTCTTGCGCAATACAACGACCATGATTCAAACCATGGGTCGAGCAGCGCGCCACGCGCAAGGGCACGTCATTCTCTATGCTGACAAAGAGACGAAATCAATCCTCGCCGCCGTTGGAGAGACGCAGCGTCGCCGCGCAAAACAAGAAATATATAATGCCGAACGTGGCATCACTCCGCAGAGCGTTCAAAAGCATATTGGCGGATTCGATCTCCCCGTAAGTCGCGCACCTGCGGAAGTGCAAACGCCTACCATTGCTCAGCTTGCAAGCTCTGGCTCACAGGGTGCCGTTGCACAGCTCACCAAGATGATGGAGCGAGCAATCCGTAAAATGGACTATGAAACGGCAATGAGCATCCGCGATCAAATCCAAAAGATCAAACATCGAGATAACACGAATACTTGA
- the rpsT gene encoding 30S ribosomal protein S20, whose translation MPNTKSAEKALRQSKTRRARNVVRAKAYKDVVKQFRKLVEAGNIKEAQKLLPAVFQKIDKAAKTGVIKPNKASNLKSGVSKRLAKK comes from the coding sequence ATGCCAAATACGAAATCTGCAGAGAAGGCACTCCGCCAATCAAAGACGCGACGCGCTCGTAACGTTGTGCGCGCAAAGGCATATAAAGATGTTGTGAAGCAATTCCGCAAACTCGTTGAAGCGGGCAACATCAAGGAGGCGCAAAAACTCCTCCCTGCCGTGTTCCAAAAGATTGATAAGGCTGCAAAAACTGGTGTTATTAAGCCAAATAAGGCCAGCAACTTGAAGTCTGGAGTTAGTAAGCGCCTTGCAAAGAAATAG
- the ftsW gene encoding putative lipid II flippase FtsW, translated as MERRIFWLVGGLVVFGLVMLSSAGIVLGEQKFGSSYYFVLHQITAGVLPGLVALGIARATPSRFWRRVSPLLLLLILCLLVLVLIPGFGDERKGAQSWLMLGGFSFQPTEFLKLGFILYLAAWLSGRKERSGHWSAGLAPFLTMLGIIALLVGLQPDVGTLAIIFAIAGAVYFAAGMPLKQLGVVALLGVALLGIFVAVQPYRLQRIQVALGIISDPRGSSYQVSQSLIAIGSGGVFGNGFGQSTQKFGFLPEAVGDSIFAIIGEELGIVGGMLVLLAFGALCVTYAQLARETNDMYGKLVVVGMQSWIMIQALVNILAMVGVLPLTGVPLPFISFGGTALVALLAGVGMTLAIAREQRV; from the coding sequence ATGGAGCGTCGCATTTTTTGGCTCGTTGGTGGACTTGTGGTATTCGGCCTGGTGATGCTGTCATCGGCGGGTATTGTGTTGGGTGAGCAGAAGTTTGGCTCGTCATATTATTTTGTATTACACCAAATAACGGCGGGTGTTTTGCCGGGTCTCGTGGCGCTCGGCATAGCGCGCGCTACGCCTTCGCGTTTTTGGCGGCGGGTTTCTCCACTCCTACTGCTGCTTATTCTATGCTTGCTGGTACTTGTGCTCATCCCTGGATTTGGAGATGAGCGTAAAGGGGCGCAGAGCTGGCTTATGTTGGGCGGCTTCTCGTTCCAGCCTACGGAATTTCTTAAGTTAGGATTTATTCTTTACCTTGCTGCGTGGTTGAGTGGGAGAAAAGAGCGGAGTGGGCACTGGTCTGCCGGACTTGCGCCATTTCTTACCATGCTCGGCATCATCGCCCTACTAGTTGGGCTTCAGCCCGACGTGGGAACACTGGCGATTATTTTTGCCATTGCAGGAGCGGTATATTTTGCCGCAGGCATGCCATTAAAACAGCTTGGCGTGGTTGCGCTTCTGGGCGTTGCGCTTCTGGGTATTTTTGTTGCGGTGCAGCCTTATCGTCTCCAGCGTATCCAGGTAGCGCTTGGTATCATTTCTGATCCGCGTGGAAGTTCGTACCAAGTGAGCCAGTCGCTTATCGCGATCGGTTCTGGAGGGGTGTTTGGGAATGGCTTTGGACAGAGCACGCAGAAGTTCGGCTTTCTCCCTGAAGCTGTTGGTGATTCTATTTTTGCCATTATTGGGGAAGAACTTGGTATTGTGGGCGGCATGCTGGTGCTCCTGGCATTTGGAGCCCTCTGTGTTACGTATGCACAATTGGCGCGCGAGACGAATGATATGTATGGAAAGCTGGTTGTTGTCGGCATGCAATCATGGATCATGATCCAAGCGCTCGTGAATATTTTGGCAATGGTCGGTGTATTGCCGCTTACCGGGGTGCCGCTCCCATTCATTAGCTTTGGCGGGACGGCACTCGTTGCGCTACTGGCGGGAGTTGGTATGACGCTTGCCATTGCACGCGAGCAGCGCGTATAA
- the mraY gene encoding phospho-N-acetylmuramoyl-pentapeptide-transferase, whose amino-acid sequence MDVSIAFEQFTVFNVVRLFAVGTIAFVLNLIVTWLWTKVLFRYFRPGKEIEKEGAPVFNALHKKKEGTPTMGGLPIWVTVAFLAGVFAILANTVDGFWSKMNFLSRPQTYLPLGFLVIAGLVGMADDVFGIFKRGGFSMKQRLLLYTFVASIGAWWFVEKLGRDAITIPFLGEFVIGPLWYAALFVFIIVATAFSMNETDGLDGLAGGVFLTIFGAFVVIAFDQARMDMAALLAAIMGALIGFLWYNIYPAKFFMGDTGVMALGFTAGVVAMLTNTPFLLLFIAIIPVIESLSVIVQMISKKLRGKKVFHSSPIHHHFEALGWHETQITMRFWMINAIGAAVGLILFLVDSKIPPLFR is encoded by the coding sequence ATGGATGTCTCTATCGCTTTTGAACAATTTACTGTTTTTAATGTAGTGCGATTGTTTGCCGTTGGGACAATCGCTTTTGTCCTGAATCTGATTGTGACGTGGTTGTGGACGAAGGTTCTCTTTCGATATTTTCGTCCTGGTAAGGAGATAGAAAAAGAAGGCGCCCCCGTATTTAACGCACTCCATAAAAAGAAAGAGGGGACCCCAACTATGGGCGGGCTTCCTATTTGGGTTACCGTGGCGTTCCTCGCGGGAGTATTCGCGATTCTCGCAAATACGGTTGATGGGTTTTGGTCTAAAATGAATTTCCTGTCGCGCCCTCAGACGTATCTACCGCTCGGATTCCTCGTAATCGCAGGACTGGTGGGAATGGCGGATGATGTTTTCGGTATCTTCAAACGTGGTGGGTTCTCTATGAAGCAGCGTTTGCTGCTCTACACCTTTGTGGCGAGTATCGGCGCGTGGTGGTTCGTAGAGAAGCTTGGCCGTGACGCCATCACCATTCCGTTCTTGGGAGAATTTGTAATTGGTCCACTGTGGTATGCTGCACTCTTTGTTTTTATCATTGTTGCCACAGCATTCTCAATGAACGAAACGGACGGCTTAGACGGACTCGCGGGGGGCGTATTCCTTACCATCTTTGGCGCTTTTGTAGTGATTGCGTTCGATCAGGCACGCATGGACATGGCAGCGCTTCTGGCGGCAATTATGGGGGCGCTGATCGGGTTTTTGTGGTACAACATCTACCCTGCAAAGTTTTTTATGGGAGATACGGGGGTTATGGCGCTGGGTTTCACCGCAGGCGTGGTAGCTATGTTAACCAACACGCCCTTTCTTCTTTTGTTCATTGCTATTATCCCAGTCATTGAGTCGCTCTCAGTTATTGTACAAATGATCTCTAAGAAGCTTCGAGGCAAAAAAGTGTTTCACTCATCGCCTATTCACCACCACTTTGAGGCGCTCGGGTGGCACGAGACACAAATTACAATGCGGTTTTGGATGATTAATGCAATCGGAGCTGCAGTGGGACTTATCCTGTTCCTCGTGGACAGCAAAATTCCTCCGCTTTTTCGGTAA
- a CDS encoding serine hydrolase: MGRIYGATIVVIGGVMALGISAFVHWPTPPAAEVTPAWGQALSDINDAQAYLLPLAEASIFPARKAGSAEAITPARAAYLFDVKTLRPLFAKNEDMRLPIASLTKIMSAIVVLEHLHAHDVVTVTPESIRVDGTKRDLTVGDRFTVSDLMRYMLVQSSNDAAVALAVYAREHGIDFVKEMNNTAVRIGMTHTVFKDPAGLDDTGYATARDLSFLIRYALRYEDHIFSPLREKVISITTVDETRVVTVTNTNQLLETLEDIRGGKTGYTDGARGCMILLVRVPETRDTIAAVLLGSEDRFTHTAELVTWARTAFQWQ; this comes from the coding sequence ATGGGACGCATCTATGGAGCAACAATTGTTGTGATCGGTGGCGTCATGGCGCTTGGTATAAGCGCCTTTGTGCATTGGCCAACGCCTCCAGCGGCCGAAGTGACTCCGGCATGGGGACAGGCGCTCTCTGATATTAATGACGCGCAAGCGTATCTGCTTCCTCTCGCGGAAGCAAGTATCTTCCCCGCCCGTAAGGCTGGGAGTGCTGAGGCAATAACTCCTGCTCGGGCCGCCTATCTCTTTGACGTGAAAACGCTTCGCCCACTTTTTGCAAAAAATGAAGACATGCGTCTGCCTATTGCGTCGCTTACAAAGATCATGAGCGCAATCGTTGTATTGGAGCATCTCCACGCACACGACGTGGTAACGGTTACGCCAGAGTCGATACGGGTTGATGGTACGAAGCGAGACTTGACCGTGGGGGATCGTTTTACCGTATCAGACCTTATGCGATACATGCTCGTGCAGTCCTCAAATGATGCGGCTGTTGCGCTGGCAGTGTATGCCCGTGAGCATGGGATTGATTTTGTGAAAGAGATGAATAATACCGCGGTACGTATTGGCATGACGCATACTGTATTTAAGGATCCAGCTGGTCTTGATGACACCGGCTATGCGACGGCTCGTGACTTAAGCTTTCTCATTCGCTATGCATTGCGTTACGAGGACCATATTTTTAGCCCATTGCGTGAAAAGGTGATCTCTATAACAACCGTTGATGAAACGCGCGTGGTTACTGTTACCAATACGAACCAGCTCCTCGAAACACTAGAAGATATTCGGGGCGGTAAGACGGGGTATACAGATGGTGCGCGTGGGTGTATGATATTGCTCGTACGAGTGCCCGAAACTCGCGACACTATCGCAGCTGTACTATTGGGTTCGGAAGACCGCTTTACCCATACTGCGGAACTCGTGACATGGGCACGCACCGCCTTTCAGTGGCAATAA